From a region of the Apis cerana isolate GH-2021 linkage group LG13, AcerK_1.0, whole genome shotgun sequence genome:
- the LOC114578127 gene encoding uncharacterized protein LOC114578127, with translation MEWNKEMTFRLIELYREKRILWDPMHAEYKNRSKKHSAWIELSKEMKIQTNEAEKKMRILVGQFQREIKKGKYEGDGIDASYKSKWIFFKPFLFLKDKTHIKEKIHNSIEENNSLKKTFKQISIESQDSNSNISLLIENDNYSNLQMRGQTKSNSSGIKKKADTISEESHSVCPNELPNEIRTRDEFDVFGEIVAYSLRKLKNKTIQSHVKFDIYNILYRAEIENQQE, from the exons atggagtggaataaagaaatgacatttcgattaatcgaattatacCGTGAAAAACGTATATTATGGGATCCTATGCACGCGGAATATAAAAACAGAAGTAAGAAACACAGTGCGTGGATTGAATTAagtaaagaaatgaaaatacaaacaaacgaagcggaaaaaaaaatgcgaatACTTGTTGGACAATTTcaacgagaaataaaaaagggaaaatatGAAGGTGATGGAATAGATGCttcttataaatcaaaatggattttttttaaacctttTCTATTTCTGAAAGATAAGActcatataaaagaaaaaatacataattcaatagaagaaaataattcactaaaaaaaacttttaaacaaatatccaTTGAATCACAagattctaattctaatattagtCTTTTGATAGAG aatgataACTATTCAAATTTACAAATGAGAGGACAGACAAAATCAAACTCAAGTGGTATCAAAAAGAAAGCAGATACTATAAGTGAAGAATCACATTCTGTATGTCCAAATGAATTACCAAATGAAATAAGAACACGAGATGAATTTGACGTTTTTGGGGAAATTGTTGCATACagtttaagaaaattgaaaaataagacaATTCAAAGTCATgtaaaattcgatatatataatattctttatcgcgctgaaatagaaaatcaacaagaataa
- the LOC108002669 gene encoding facilitated trehalose transporter Tret1-2 homolog isoform X1 gives MTPPIPSEECCSILGHSTVDYTKVNEVKNVCEDIENNNTQDKDKIFNNKDNVIHYSSNSKGIFAQCLLAGAVLLVAAAGGMPIGYSATLLPQLAEENGTMHADQELGSWIASVHSLATPIGSLMSGPLLDGIGRRGALQFSAIPLSVGWLIIGFATNIPCLLVGRVILGFGVGLMAAPAQVFLGEMADPKLRGLLTGCTLTFYCFGILIIYALGASFTWNIVAFCGIIIPTTALIALLLIPESPAWLIRRKKPDKARKALLWLRGNNEKQVEAELEILESRAKVDAARMANKSLFEKKSSVISTLLDPSVFKPLTIINIFNFLQLLSGTFIMVFYAVNLVTNIGGDNINSYLAAVITAIIRLVFSTLASFLLLRISRRYLGIFSALGSAFASFALAIYMSIKEDFIDIYIVGILLLLYVATNTVGLMALPGLMVAELLPQRARGIGGGFNYFVVNSFIFIVTKIFPMVNDAVGVIGVFIIFGISSLIEGLFIYIVLPETKNRTLQEIEDYFQQDNLFWITRSRKSRKYDIVNKA, from the exons ATGACACCACCAATACCAAg TGAAGAATGTTGTTCAATATTGGGACATTCTACAGTCGATTATACAAAAGTAAACGAAGTTAAAAATGTTTGCGaggatatagaaaataataatactcaagataaagacaaaatttttaataataaagataatgtaATACATTATTCATCGAATTCAAAAGGAATATTTGCACAG tgttTATTAGCTGGTGCAGTTTTATTAGTAGCAGCTGCTGGAGGAATGCCAATTGGTTACAGTGCTACATTATTACCTCAATTGGCTGAAGAAAATGGCACGATGCACGCTGATCAGGAACTTGGATCATGGATAG CATCAGTTCACAGTTTAGCAACACCTATTGGGTCTTTAATGTCCGGTCCATTATTAGATGGGATTGGTAGACGTGGTGCTTTACAATTTTCAGCAATACCATTATCCGTTGGATGGCTCATCATAGGTTTTGCTACAAACATTCCCTGTCTTTTAGTAGGAAGAGTTATATTAGGTTTTGGTGTTGGCCTAATGGCAGCACCAGCTCAA GTTTTTCTGGGTGAAATGGCCGATCCGAAACTCCGTGGATTACTAACAGGATGTACTCTAACCTTTTATTGTTTCGGAATTCTCATAATATACGCCTTAGGAGCTTCTTTCACATGGAATATCGTGGCTTTTTGCGGAATCATAATTCCTACAACAGCATTAATTGCGTTGCTCCTGATTCCAGAGAGTCCCGCATGGCTTATAAGACGGAAGAAACCTGACAAAGCAAGAAAAGCTTTACTATGGTTGAGGGGAAATAACGAGAAACAG gttGAAGCTGAATTGGAGATATTAGAATCGCGTGCAAAAGTAGATGCAGCCCGAATGGCGAATAAAtcattgtttgaaaaaaagtcTTCTGTTATTTCCACGCTTCTGGATCCAAGTGTTTTCAAACCATTAACCatcattaacatttttaattttcttcaattattaagTGGAACATTTATTATGGTTTTTTATGCAGTAAATCTTGTTACAAATATAG GTGGTGACAATATAAACAGTTATTTGGCAGCAGTAATTACAGCGATTATTAGGCTTGTATTTAGTACACTGGCaagttttttattgttaagaaTAAGCAGAAGATATCTTGGAATATTTTCTGCTTTGGGATCAGCCTTTGCTTCATTTGCTCTTGCAATATATATGTCAATTAAAGAAGATTTTATAGat atatatattgtgGGTATACTTTTACTGTTATACGTGGCAACTAATACTGTGGGATTGATGGCACTTCCAGGATTAATGGTTGCGGAATTGCTTCCGCAAAGAGCTCGAGGAATTGGCGGTGGTTTCAATTACTTTGTGGTcaattcctttatttttattgtaacaaaaatttttcccatG GTGAATGATGCAGTGGGCGTTATTggagtttttataatttttggaatttcttctcttatagaaggattatttatttatattgttttgccagaaacgaaaaatcgtaCACTTCAAGAAATTGAAGATTATTTTCAG CAAGATAACTTATTTTGGATTACCCGTTCAAGGAAAAGCAGGAAATATGACATCGTAAATAAagcttaa
- the LOC108002669 gene encoding facilitated trehalose transporter Tret1-2 homolog isoform X2: protein MTPPIPSEECCSILGHSTVDYTKVNEVKNVCEDIENNNTQDKDKIFNNKDNVIHYSSNSKGIFAQCLLAGAVLLVAAAGGMPIGYSATLLPQLAEENGTMHADQELGSWIASVHSLATPIGSLMSGPLLDGIGRRGALQFSAIPLSVGWLIIGFATNIPCLLVGRVILGFGVGLMAAPAQVFLGEMADPKLRGLLTGCTLTFYCFGILIIYALGASFTWNIVAFCGIIIPTTALIALLLIPESPAWLIRRKKPDKARKALLWLRGNNEKQIYIVGILLLLYVATNTVGLMALPGLMVAELLPQRARGIGGGFNYFVVNSFIFIVTKIFPMVNDAVGVIGVFIIFGISSLIEGLFIYIVLPETKNRTLQEIEDYFQQDNLFWITRSRKSRKYDIVNKA from the exons ATGACACCACCAATACCAAg TGAAGAATGTTGTTCAATATTGGGACATTCTACAGTCGATTATACAAAAGTAAACGAAGTTAAAAATGTTTGCGaggatatagaaaataataatactcaagataaagacaaaatttttaataataaagataatgtaATACATTATTCATCGAATTCAAAAGGAATATTTGCACAG tgttTATTAGCTGGTGCAGTTTTATTAGTAGCAGCTGCTGGAGGAATGCCAATTGGTTACAGTGCTACATTATTACCTCAATTGGCTGAAGAAAATGGCACGATGCACGCTGATCAGGAACTTGGATCATGGATAG CATCAGTTCACAGTTTAGCAACACCTATTGGGTCTTTAATGTCCGGTCCATTATTAGATGGGATTGGTAGACGTGGTGCTTTACAATTTTCAGCAATACCATTATCCGTTGGATGGCTCATCATAGGTTTTGCTACAAACATTCCCTGTCTTTTAGTAGGAAGAGTTATATTAGGTTTTGGTGTTGGCCTAATGGCAGCACCAGCTCAA GTTTTTCTGGGTGAAATGGCCGATCCGAAACTCCGTGGATTACTAACAGGATGTACTCTAACCTTTTATTGTTTCGGAATTCTCATAATATACGCCTTAGGAGCTTCTTTCACATGGAATATCGTGGCTTTTTGCGGAATCATAATTCCTACAACAGCATTAATTGCGTTGCTCCTGATTCCAGAGAGTCCCGCATGGCTTATAAGACGGAAGAAACCTGACAAAGCAAGAAAAGCTTTACTATGGTTGAGGGGAAATAACGAGAAACAG atatatattgtgGGTATACTTTTACTGTTATACGTGGCAACTAATACTGTGGGATTGATGGCACTTCCAGGATTAATGGTTGCGGAATTGCTTCCGCAAAGAGCTCGAGGAATTGGCGGTGGTTTCAATTACTTTGTGGTcaattcctttatttttattgtaacaaaaatttttcccatG GTGAATGATGCAGTGGGCGTTATTggagtttttataatttttggaatttcttctcttatagaaggattatttatttatattgttttgccagaaacgaaaaatcgtaCACTTCAAGAAATTGAAGATTATTTTCAG CAAGATAACTTATTTTGGATTACCCGTTCAAGGAAAAGCAGGAAATATGACATCGTAAATAAagcttaa
- the LOC108002642 gene encoding enolase isoform X2, whose product MSSTIKSIKARQIFDSRGNPTVEVDLVTDDGLFRSEVPSGASTGIHEALELRDNDKSKYHGKSVFKAINNINNTIGPELIKSNLDITSQSDIDSFLLKLDGTPNKSNLGANAILGVSLAVCKAGAAKRKTPLYRYIADLAGNSNIVLPVPAFNVINGGSHAGNKLAMQEFMILPTGASSFSDAMKMGTEIYHHLKNGIKSRFGLDATSVGDEGGFAPNILDNKEALNLITDSIRTAGYDGKVKIGMDVAASEFYKNGKYDLNFKNERSDPSTYLDSDSLKNLYLQFIRDYPIVSIEDPFDQDDWSSWTTLTSSTDIQIVGDDVTVTNPNRIKMAIDKKACNCLLLKVNQIGTVTESINAHKLAKSAGWGTMVSHRSGETEDTFIADLVVGLSTGQIKTGAPCRSERLAKYNQILRIEEELGSSARYAGTKFRNPQA is encoded by the exons ATGTCATCAAcaattaaatctataaaagcACGTCAAATTTTTGACTCTCGTGGTAATCCTACTGTGgag gttGATCTTGTCACGGATGATGGACTTTTTAGATCTGAGGTACCATCAGGTGCTTCTACTGGTATTCATGAAGCTCTAGAACTTAGAGATAatgataaatctaaatatcatGGAAAGTCTGTTTTTAaagctataaataatattaataatactattgGACCAGAATTAATAaag tcaAACTTGGATATTACTTCACAATCTGATATTGATAGTTTTCTTTTGAAACTTGATGGTACACCAAACAAATCAAATCTTGGTGCAAATGCAATTCTGGGTGTTTCCTTGGCAGTTTGTAAAGCAGGAGCAGCAAAACGAAAAACACCATTATAtag ATATATTGCAGATTTGGCAGGAAATAGCAATATTGTTTTACCAGTTCCAGCTTTTAATGTTATCAATGGTGGTTCGCATGCTGGAAACAAATTAGCAATGCAAGAATTCATGATTCTACCTACAGGTGCTTCTAGCTTTTCAGATGCCATGAAAATGGGTACTGAAATTTATCACCATTTGAAAAATGGTATTAAATCAAGATTTGGTCTTGATGCTACTTCTGTTGGTGATGAAGGTGGTTTTGCTCCAAATATTTTGGACAACAAAGAAGCTCTAAATTTGATCACAGATTCTATcaga actGCTGGATATGAtggaaaagttaaaattgGTATGGATGTTGCTGCATcagaattttacaaaaatggaaaatatgatttaaattttaagaatgaaaGATCTGATCCAAGCACCTATTTGGATTCAGActccttaaaaaatttatacctaCAATTTATTAGAGACTATCCAATTGTTTCAATTGAAGATCCATTTGATCAAGATGACTGGAGTTCATGGACAACATTGACATCTTCTACTGATATTCAAATTGTGGGTGATGATGTTACTGTCACAAATCCTAAtag GATCAAAATGGCTATTGATAAAAAAGCTTGCAATTGTTTGTTATTGAAAGTCAACCAAATAGGTACTGTTACAGAATCAATCAATGCTCATAAACTTGCTAAGAGTGCTGGATGGGGCACAATGGTTTCTCATCGTTCAGGAGAAACAGAAGATACATTTATTGCTGATTTAGTTGTTGGTTTATCGACTGGCCAAATTAAAACGGGTGCGCCTTGCCGTTCAGAACGTTTGGCAAAGTACAATCAAATTCTTCGTATTGAAGAAGAATTAGGTTCTTCTGCCAGATATGCAGGAACTAAGTTCCGTAATCCTCAGgcttaa
- the LOC108002642 gene encoding enolase isoform X1 → MKKILTSLFLINKYSTTTRSTTRTSRMSSTIKSIKARQIFDSRGNPTVEVDLVTDDGLFRSEVPSGASTGIHEALELRDNDKSKYHGKSVFKAINNINNTIGPELIKSNLDITSQSDIDSFLLKLDGTPNKSNLGANAILGVSLAVCKAGAAKRKTPLYRYIADLAGNSNIVLPVPAFNVINGGSHAGNKLAMQEFMILPTGASSFSDAMKMGTEIYHHLKNGIKSRFGLDATSVGDEGGFAPNILDNKEALNLITDSIRTAGYDGKVKIGMDVAASEFYKNGKYDLNFKNERSDPSTYLDSDSLKNLYLQFIRDYPIVSIEDPFDQDDWSSWTTLTSSTDIQIVGDDVTVTNPNRIKMAIDKKACNCLLLKVNQIGTVTESINAHKLAKSAGWGTMVSHRSGETEDTFIADLVVGLSTGQIKTGAPCRSERLAKYNQILRIEEELGSSARYAGTKFRNPQA, encoded by the exons atgaagaaaatattaacatcATT atttctaataaataaatatagtactACTACTCGCAGTACTACTCGCACGAGCAGAATGTCATCAAcaattaaatctataaaagcACGTCAAATTTTTGACTCTCGTGGTAATCCTACTGTGgag gttGATCTTGTCACGGATGATGGACTTTTTAGATCTGAGGTACCATCAGGTGCTTCTACTGGTATTCATGAAGCTCTAGAACTTAGAGATAatgataaatctaaatatcatGGAAAGTCTGTTTTTAaagctataaataatattaataatactattgGACCAGAATTAATAaag tcaAACTTGGATATTACTTCACAATCTGATATTGATAGTTTTCTTTTGAAACTTGATGGTACACCAAACAAATCAAATCTTGGTGCAAATGCAATTCTGGGTGTTTCCTTGGCAGTTTGTAAAGCAGGAGCAGCAAAACGAAAAACACCATTATAtag ATATATTGCAGATTTGGCAGGAAATAGCAATATTGTTTTACCAGTTCCAGCTTTTAATGTTATCAATGGTGGTTCGCATGCTGGAAACAAATTAGCAATGCAAGAATTCATGATTCTACCTACAGGTGCTTCTAGCTTTTCAGATGCCATGAAAATGGGTACTGAAATTTATCACCATTTGAAAAATGGTATTAAATCAAGATTTGGTCTTGATGCTACTTCTGTTGGTGATGAAGGTGGTTTTGCTCCAAATATTTTGGACAACAAAGAAGCTCTAAATTTGATCACAGATTCTATcaga actGCTGGATATGAtggaaaagttaaaattgGTATGGATGTTGCTGCATcagaattttacaaaaatggaaaatatgatttaaattttaagaatgaaaGATCTGATCCAAGCACCTATTTGGATTCAGActccttaaaaaatttatacctaCAATTTATTAGAGACTATCCAATTGTTTCAATTGAAGATCCATTTGATCAAGATGACTGGAGTTCATGGACAACATTGACATCTTCTACTGATATTCAAATTGTGGGTGATGATGTTACTGTCACAAATCCTAAtag GATCAAAATGGCTATTGATAAAAAAGCTTGCAATTGTTTGTTATTGAAAGTCAACCAAATAGGTACTGTTACAGAATCAATCAATGCTCATAAACTTGCTAAGAGTGCTGGATGGGGCACAATGGTTTCTCATCGTTCAGGAGAAACAGAAGATACATTTATTGCTGATTTAGTTGTTGGTTTATCGACTGGCCAAATTAAAACGGGTGCGCCTTGCCGTTCAGAACGTTTGGCAAAGTACAATCAAATTCTTCGTATTGAAGAAGAATTAGGTTCTTCTGCCAGATATGCAGGAACTAAGTTCCGTAATCCTCAGgcttaa
- the LOC108002620 gene encoding breast cancer metastasis-suppressor 1-like protein isoform X1, which produces MSVISRQMPSVKDESEAEGEEMSHDSNESNQSSASCDSSAEHSDSDDSSEMDEDECERRRNECMENLVDLERQFTLLKEQLYRERITQVDTKLGEVRVGKSEEYLIPLERLKENMKTKTEVAGILKQYRLQNIQNKFLAEEQAALQNFESEKELIWDCIHNDLQEKIRRLEEDRNNVDIHADLWLNSNGRRRRNHTERRRAVSVAGPYIVYMLNDADILEDWALIKKSLSSRKTEII; this is translated from the exons a TGAGTGTAATATCTAGACAGATGCCAAGTGTTAAAGATGAATCTGAAgcagaaggagaagaaatgtCTCATGATAGCAATGAAAGTAATCAAAGTTCTGCGTCATGTGATAGTAGTGCAGAACACAGTGATAGTGATGATTCTTCAGAAATGGATGAAGATGAATGTGAAAGACGACGTAATGAATGTATGGAAAACTTAGTAGATTTAGAAAGACAATTTACACTTCTCAAAGAGCA actTTATCGTGAAAGAATTACTCAAGTAGATACAAAATTAGGTGAAGTTCGAGTTGGAAAAtctgaagaatatttaataccaTTAGaacgattaaaagaaaatatgaaaactaAGACAGAAGTAGctggaatattaaaacaatatagattacaaaatatacagaataaatttttagcagAAGAACAAGCTGCattgcaaaattttgaaagtgaaaaagaattaatttgggATTGCATTCATAatgatttacaagaaaaaattcgtagattagaagaagatagaaataatGTTGACATTCATGCAGATTTATGGTTAAATTCTAATGGTAGAAGACGCAGAAATCACACTGAAAGAAGAAGAGCTGTTTCTGTTGCTGGGccttatattgtttatatgcTTAATGATGCAGACATTCTTGAAGATTGggcattgataaaaaaaagtttaagcaGTCGAAAaactgaaataatataa
- the LOC108002620 gene encoding breast cancer metastasis-suppressor 1-like protein isoform X2, producing MPSVKDESEAEGEEMSHDSNESNQSSASCDSSAEHSDSDDSSEMDEDECERRRNECMENLVDLERQFTLLKEQLYRERITQVDTKLGEVRVGKSEEYLIPLERLKENMKTKTEVAGILKQYRLQNIQNKFLAEEQAALQNFESEKELIWDCIHNDLQEKIRRLEEDRNNVDIHADLWLNSNGRRRRNHTERRRAVSVAGPYIVYMLNDADILEDWALIKKSLSSRKTEII from the exons ATGCCAAGTGTTAAAGATGAATCTGAAgcagaaggagaagaaatgtCTCATGATAGCAATGAAAGTAATCAAAGTTCTGCGTCATGTGATAGTAGTGCAGAACACAGTGATAGTGATGATTCTTCAGAAATGGATGAAGATGAATGTGAAAGACGACGTAATGAATGTATGGAAAACTTAGTAGATTTAGAAAGACAATTTACACTTCTCAAAGAGCA actTTATCGTGAAAGAATTACTCAAGTAGATACAAAATTAGGTGAAGTTCGAGTTGGAAAAtctgaagaatatttaataccaTTAGaacgattaaaagaaaatatgaaaactaAGACAGAAGTAGctggaatattaaaacaatatagattacaaaatatacagaataaatttttagcagAAGAACAAGCTGCattgcaaaattttgaaagtgaaaaagaattaatttgggATTGCATTCATAatgatttacaagaaaaaattcgtagattagaagaagatagaaataatGTTGACATTCATGCAGATTTATGGTTAAATTCTAATGGTAGAAGACGCAGAAATCACACTGAAAGAAGAAGAGCTGTTTCTGTTGCTGGGccttatattgtttatatgcTTAATGATGCAGACATTCTTGAAGATTGggcattgataaaaaaaagtttaagcaGTCGAAAaactgaaataatataa